CGAAGTCCGGCAAGACTAAGACCCGTGGCAAGGGCTAAGCCTGAGGGCAGGGCGCCCTTCGAATTCGGCGGTGAGAGCGTGCCCGCTGGCCAGTCCGCCACGATCGACCTGCCCATAAGCAGGCTATCCACGCGCACGGAAATCAACATGCCCGTGCGCGTGCTGCACGGCACGAAGCCCGGGCCCACGCTGTTCGTGAGCGCCGCCATCCACGGCAACGAGATCGTTGGCGTGGAGATGATCCGGCGGCTGCTGAAGAATGTCTCCGCAAAACGGCTGGCCGGCACGCTGCTGTGTGTGCCGGTGGTCAATGCCTTCGGCTTCACCTCGCACAGCCGGTACCTGCCCGATGGGCGCGACCTCAACCGGGTGTTCCCCGGCAGCGCCAGGGGTTCGCTCGCCGCGCAGCTCGCCCATGTCTTCACCGAGGAGATCATCAAGCGCTGCGATTACGGGATAGACCTGCACTCCGCCGGCCTGAACCGCGAAAACCTGCCGCAGATCCGCTACAGCCCCGATAACGAGGCCGCATCTGTGCTGGCCGAAGCCTTCGGCGCACCGGCCATCATCACCTCACCGCTCAGGCCCGGTTCGCTGCGGCAGACGGCGGATGACAATGGCTGCACCATGATCCTGATGGAATCGGGCGAAGCGCTTCGCTTCGACGAATTCGCCATCCGCGTCGGCGTGCGCGGCATATTGCGCGTGATGGCCCACCTTGAGATGGGCGTGCGCAAGCAGTCCGCCGTTGCCGCCACTCC
This genomic interval from Paraurantiacibacter namhicola contains the following:
- a CDS encoding succinylglutamate desuccinylase/aspartoacylase family protein; the protein is MARAKPEGRAPFEFGGESVPAGQSATIDLPISRLSTRTEINMPVRVLHGTKPGPTLFVSAAIHGNEIVGVEMIRRLLKNVSAKRLAGTLLCVPVVNAFGFTSHSRYLPDGRDLNRVFPGSARGSLAAQLAHVFTEEIIKRCDYGIDLHSAGLNRENLPQIRYSPDNEAASVLAEAFGAPAIITSPLRPGSLRQTADDNGCTMILMESGEALRFDEFAIRVGVRGILRVMAHLEMGVRKQSAVAATPVRSDGSRWVRAEEGGIFRAIRKTGDMVLENTQIGYISDPFGDEDIPVIAPLTGLIIGRSVMPVVNQGDALMHIARVMRPGTADARLTAIEEAAFDDPLFDEDEVL